tctcaatttatgtgaagatgTTTGATTGAAcacgaagtttaaaaataaaataaaaaaataggatAAATTTGATCTAATGACTCGGAATGATCttcgtaaaaaaaaataggataaaaatgaaatgaaaaaaaaggatatttgtggttataaatcatttcattagaATGTGTTCACTTAAACACACGCAACATGGAGATCAGGGTATAATCCTGAATGAGCAAAGGGTACCATTGTAGAATAAAATAGACTTACACAAAATAAATAGGATGGAAAATTTATCCGCATATGATGTTTACACTAAATCAAAGAATTAAATCCTAAGAACCACGAAATTGAGGTTACGTATCATGCAAACATAAACTACGTTTAATTAAAAGTTGGCTTAATACATTTACGACCCCTTATATTTGCTAGTAAATTTCACTTAAACATGAACTAATGCGTGTTACGTTCCAATTGAGCACTTaaacacatgataaagtgttcTGTAATAGGTACtttcaattcaaattttgaaaaacttctaGGTGTGTTCTCATGTGCTCATTATGTAGATAAattaaccacttaaaatataTTACCGCCTTCAGTTATACTCATTAGCCTCAATAATTCGTAAAACCTCAAACTTGTTCCAATTGAGGTCCAGATATATAATTAAAGAAGATTATGAATTTTAAGTGATTAACTCAACTACCCAATAGACGCTTGAGAATATGCATAAAAGTATTTTCAAGATTCAAACTGAAAGAGTCTAATAGGAGTAATTTATCATGTCTTTCAGTGATCAATTAGAATGTTTATAAGTGTCTAAAATAAAATTCTTTGCAATATAAAGGACCGCAAATGTATTAAGCCTTGAAAGTTTGATACAAGTCTATATGTCAAACACATTTTGCATTTATTCATTTGACATAAACATCATGTGTCAGATAAGTCTTTTTTCATCTAAATAGAATTCTTGTGGCCAAACTCCTattccctccatcccaatttatattAGGGTTGACCTAAAAcagttcttttttcttattatgATTTTCTCCAATCCTTttcatatattgtgaattatCAATTATGCAAACTTTaatactttttatgtaattttcaaatatgtaaatctTATTATAAAATCTTTCGAAGAATCTAAGTTTGAAATTGAGTCGAAGAAAGAACTGTTTGTCTTCCCAAATAAGCCAACCCTTATATAAATTGgcatggagggagtattaatttgaGATCGATGATTAATTGATTCAGACATATATTGGTTGAGAGAGCGCCAGAAATACAAATTTAGTCGAATCCCAATACGAATATCGGACACatcataggaaataaaatatattggtCGAGAGAAGACGTCTAATATTCTCTTTTCCCGCAGAAAAAGACGTCTAATATAAATGAGATAATACATAATTGgttgagaaaaaggaaaaaagacaaTTTGCATAGGATGATAACAACAATAGTCGATGAGATGTTTTTTctgttatggagaaaaggtaaaTGGGGATCAAGGCTACATCGTCCAAACCACTCTTCTGTTACTCAAAACTTTTATGTGTCTCTATAATCTATCTCTTCACCTCTCTATTTTTAGCTCTTTACACTTCTCTAATTTCACCAACCACTTGCCTTTTCAGATATTCACCTAATGATCCAATTCAAACACCTCTTTTTGTTTACAATTCTTCTTATGGAGAACACAAACATGCCCTTCCTACTTTTCGTTCTTCTTGTAATTCCCCTGTTTATTTCTcaggtaagaaaaaaaattgaattttctttgatttttgatGAGTTTTTGATGTTTGAAGTAATGGGGTTTTGTTGTTTTCGCAGATTATTGGAATGCTTTGAAGGAAACCAATGAATTTAATGAGAATTCGGCGTTTCTTGGTTCACGAAATTTGAGGTATATTCAGGGGAATGCTGATAGTTTTGGTGGAAATTTCAGTACAAAGAAGAGGTTTTCTTATTTTGATCATCATGTTGTTGATGGAATTGAAGTTCCTTGTGGATTCTTCAAAAAATTCCCTATCAGTGAATCTGGTTAGTAATCAGATTACTCAAATAGATTGCCTTTTTGGATCTTAGGATTCCCATGTACTCAATTTCATCTATGAAACTAAAAAtaacaatctttttttttttgtgacttTTGATTGTGGATTTTGAAGCTATAAATTCTTACTACTCTGCAATTTATGCTGGAATGATATCACCATTACACAATTACTAAGGAAAAATTTGAATCTTGGAGGTGTTTTATAGTACTCCCTatattccaatttatgtgatactctCCTCTTTTTAATCagttccaaaaagaatgatacatttcaatatttaataataatttaactttaaatttctcattttaccttcaatgaaataatttatagtcATACAAATATCATGCTTTTATTATGTGACTAAGTTCGAACTAGTGACATATGCCTAATTCACACATCACGCGTATAGCACTCTTACTACTACACCAAAGGAGGCAAACTTGGAGGTCATTTTCTAATGCTTTTTgttggttttctttttttggaaattttcagATAGGATAGCCATGGAAAATTGCAAGGGATTAGTGGTTATTTCAGCAATATTCAATGACCATGACAAGATCAGGCAACCAAAGGGACTTGGTAAAGAGACACCCTACTCAGTATGCTTTTACATGTTTGTAGATGATGTGACACTCAAGGGACTTCAATATCACAACTTAGTTTCAACAACATTAGAAGAGAAGAATTCAGTGGGAGTATGGAGAATCGTGAAGGTTGCAAAAGAAAATTTGTATGAGAATTCAGCAATGAATGGAATAATTCCCAAATATTTGGTTCATAGGCTTTtcccaaactcaaaatatagCATTTGGGTAGATGCCAAAATGCAGCTAGTTGTTGATCCATTTTTGTTGATTCACTCACTTGTTGTTATGGAAGACGTTGATATGGCTATTTCAAGACATCCTTTATATGTTCATACAATGGAAGAAGCAATGGCAACTGCTAGATGGAAGAAATGGTGGGATGTTGATGGattgaaaaaacaaatagaaaCATATTGTGAGAATGGCTTGCAACCTTGGACTCCAGAAAAGCCTTACCCTTCAggtaatgttaaaaaaattgacacacTTTTTATTGcaatctatgttgctcggactcagAATGTCGATTGGTGTGTGTCGGAAGCTCTAAAATTGATTCTTGAAGGATCCAACATGAATACAGTAATTTTTTTGGagagtctgagcaacatagactgtaatgaatttttttttaattcttatcCTTAAGATTAACTTAAAACATTTCCTTTAGTGGAGTACACGAGTTCTTCAAGAACAGAATTAGCTACTCtctctatttattcttaatgacaTGTTTTTACAGCCATATAAAACTCTATGGCAAGGTTTAACATCACAAAATCtcagaagtattttttttcttttttaaactgtGTGTCAGCCAAATACTATCACATAAACTAAAATTGAGCAGAGTAAAAGATTTACAAATTTGCACTATTTGTTCAAGTCAGTGAGGATTACAAGTGGCAAATCTTGACAGCTTCTTTAAGTTTCCTGAAATAACTTTTTGAGAAAGCATGAGCTGTTTTTTATGCTCGGAGTTGTATGATAGTGAATAAAATAAGACATATTCCTCATTGCcaacaagaaaaagggaaagtaaacaaaatATTCGCGTTAGGCGaacatccatattttttttattaaagttagtttcacatattcaaatagtTAATCCACTTTTAAGAAACATTGTAGCAGTATTACGTGTAGCGTGTAACACTCCCATCTAATAGTTTctagaaagaacaaaaaaggtTTGAGGTATATTAATAAGTTGAGTACAATGGCATTATCACATTATGAGCAAAATCTTACCAGCAATGATTTTTTGAATGGCAGCTATGAGCTTTaatcctttcctttcttttgaagatAGTTTAATGGTAGGGCCACCTCGTAACCTTTAacctattttttctctttcccaTAATTACTATTCCAAACTATTTGATGAAACTTCTAATTAGATTGCTTCTTCTAGGGTATTCTTTATAAAAGTGTCTTATTTTGATAATTGTACAAAGAAAACATGTTTTTGTTAATCATGATCTTGTCTAAACGTCGATTCTTTATGAAGTGTATCTTATTTTATTGCAAATTAatgtttatttgattttttatggTTCTTGCAGATGTGCCAGATAGTGCAATAATCTTGAGGAAACATAGTGTGGCAACCAATCTATTCTCCTGTCTATTATTTAATGAACTTGAAGGTTTTAATCCAAGGGACCAATTGCCCTTTGCATATGTGAGGGACCTGATGAACCCAAAACTGAAGATGAACATGTTCGATGTTGAAGTATTTGAACAGGTGGCAGTCGAGTACAGACACAACCTTAAAAATGATGGGGTCAGTAGTACAAAAGTGATGCCCAAAAAGACAAAGAAAGCCAGCTCTAAATTCCTTGTGAATGGGACTGGTAGTAAGTGTGATAACCACCTTTTAAAAATGTGGGGTGAATCCGAAGattgatttcatgtatttttttAAGAGTTCATTTTTTATACATTGATATTGTATAAGAATTTTATAACATTAAGTTAGCCAACGGATAATTACATGTAAGTGTTGATAGCAATTAGGATTAGTACTCCAAATCTTGATAACTAGAGTTAACTGATGCATGTGTTAGTGGGAGGTAGCAGATACCTAGTGGGATAATCGAATTGGACGTAAGTTAATCCGaataacattattatttaaaaaatcagGATGAAAAATTAGGTACATCAACTAGTACAAAATATCCTAATAGTGTTAAATTTTTTCCTGTGCATTAATTTGTGTACTTCCTCTTTTCGCTTTTACTTATCAACTATATtacaaataaatttttacttttacttgtctatttTAACATGTCAAGAGAAAACATatctattttcttgttttagcCTTATATTAACTACACATTTCTCATATTATTTCCCAAGTTCATTGAAACTATTTAtcaattaatataaatattatggtaaaatagggattttattaataatttcttaatgaGAGTGCAGAGTCTAttatggacaaataaaagtgaataaAGGGAGTGTGTGTTTCACTAAACAcatatttaagaaagagggaaatatttttaaaatttacgacctaaaacaagtcatagatatttatatctttaaaaatcatcacattaagataaaatagaaataaaaatctaaaaatttaatatatttcttaataAAAGAGTATCGTATTTTTTaagataaattaaataaatatgcTCCATAAATTAGGACGCAGAGAGTTTAAGCTAATCTTTTTTAATCGTTTGTCCATGGAAAGGAAGGTTatatagaaaaggaaaaaaaaaaaaaaaaaaaaaaaaaagaagaagaagaagaagaagccaaCTACAAGTCTACAACCAACAAAATTAACCTTCACAGATCATGACAGGTTGTCAATGAATGTTCAGTTTGAATGAAATTTTGAGAGATAAGCTTTTCAAGTTTCGACGACCAGTCATCTTTCAGAAACTACCTATAGTTAGTTGTTTTATAGTGAAAGAGTGAAAGTTGGATTAGGTTGAGGACAAAGCTTTGAATTACTACTTGTGATTTGGACTTATAGCAAGTTTGATAGGTACCTTTTCGAATTATAGGGTGAATCCCGTGATTGGTTTTCTCCTTTTTGTTACTTTTCGCAtagtatatatgtgtataaaacGATATCTAGTTAAATACCAAGCTCTAAATAAAGATTGAATAGaagaagaaatatttataaataaataattacaaATAAGTTTCATagaaaattaacatttacaGTTAAGATTTGAATAAATTAAATACACACCAAAAGGATGTCTTTGTAACAGAATGGATAAATTAAATCGTTGATAAGGGCAGCGCTTCCTCCGAAACCTACTGTGACCTTAATCACGACAAGAATGATTTCAACAAATGAGCATATCGGAGACCttgggattaaaaaaaaaagcaaaaaaaaaacatttataatattgaaatttataaaaattattatgaAATCATACTACTATAAACTGATGTAATTTCAAAACGTCCATAATAGCTGTCAAATAAATTGGAAGATTTGAGAGAGAATTTTGTTTGCAGGAATGAATGGTTATGGAAGAAGAAAAGGCGAAAGAAAAAGCCAATTGACAACCAACGATATTAATCTTCACCTTGAAAACTGAAAGCTGATAGATCATGACAAGTTAGAGGTGAATGTTCATGCAGACAGATCATGACAAGAAAAACGTGAATAAAATGGTGAGGCATTAAGCTTTGCAACTGGGAGACAGTTACACAACtacattttgtatataaacacaaaattaatgaataccacatttatattttctatacaCATTAATTATAGTCAAATAATACGTATTCTCACATTAATTTTTAACTAATAAGGTTAAACTTTTTAACACTATATAGTGGTCTTCCATGAAGTATGCGCAAAAGCTAAACATGGAACTCAGGTGCATAGCTCAAAATAAAGCCTAAAAAGCAAATATTAGTACTCATGACATATCTCACTAATATGGATTCGTGCTCAATTAATCAGATAGTCAGTCAATTTATCAACTAAAGCAAAATAGGGGACTGAAAATNNNNNNNNNNNNNNNNNNNNNNNNNNNNNNNNNNNNNNNNNNNNNNNNNNNNNNNNNNNNNNNNNNNNNNNNNNNNNNNNNNNNNNNNNNNNNNNNNNNNcgagatacttaagacaaccatatttataacgatattcttactaactcgattaactttccttgaaccttcttaactcattctttcttgttttaatacaagtagcaaggattattatggagtgtgacattctcccctcctttagaacattcatcctcgcatgtcaaatgaggactaaaactcgtcaattaaataaccgaatcacccgttatcgcagactatagacagcaagatttgaccacgaaaagggtgttttaggaatattatgcctaaaagtgctaaacgaccaaatgggtcgttacaaaatCTCTTGAATTGGCTTACCCATCACATACTTTGCATGCAATTGTCCTCACCATTACTACCTCTCCACTTCTCTTCATCTTCAATAAGAGATTTAATATTCAGAAAATCATTCTAAATAGAGAGATTCTTCTGGGTTTTGGAACTTCCCCCTATCCAATGATGTTCTTTCTTCCTATAATCTTGAGGTACCTCTAAAAATCAATACCTTGAGAGAAATATTATAAgaatactctctccgttcatttttatttgtccatgtTTAATTTGGTAAACCCTTAAggagcaataaataaaataataattatactaTATCACCCCTAAATATTATAAATCGtcaaataattgaaataatcaaacatattttaaaatttgtgcaCCAACTAACAATTCCTTGAATTATTCAACTCAATAATTTATAATAAGGGTAAACTAGTTACAAAAGGGTAACTATCTTTTGATTTTCCaaattggacaagtaaaaatgaatatataattttagTATGCTGGAGAAGTGAAAATGAATAGGGGGAGTACCTAAACAATTAATAACCTTGAGAGATTCCTTCAACCCCATGATGCACTTCTAATTAAGAgtccggaacctaaatgacccaaCAAAAAACTAAAGTAACCCAATAAAAAACACTACCAAACTACCTTTACCGCAAGAATTACAGGAGTTAACTATAACGGATGACGTTACGTCTAGTTAACTTTGTTAGCTTTGCACGACTTACGTGTCTGTCCCAATGTTTACTTACTTTTCGCCTATGGATAGAACACGTTACCTAACCTGTTCTACGTACGTATTTGAGGAATAAAAACAAACAGAAAAGTAAAGGACACAatatttttacgtggaaaccacccggCTTACAAGGGAGATAAAAACCACAACCTACAAACCTGCGGGATTTATGCCAAACTCCACTACAATTGTGAGCCAACTGCAAATTAAGTTACAAAATCTGTACCCTAATTCCTAACCTCAGCCTTGCTACCCAAACACTAACTAGCAAGCTATCTTCAAGTAGTAAACTCCTACCTGAAGTTACAATGGTTTGTAACTACGTTTATGCTTATAAATAAGgggataaagatacaactcgataGAATAAACCTAATACACAAATATAGACTTCAGAACTGGGAAATATTATGTAGTAAAACAACTCCATCGATCCTTCTTTGTGCACTAGGGACGCCACCTTGGATTCTTGAATATGTTGTATAAATCTTCTCCTCGCACAATATtttgaattctctctttgtgggtgcgTAAACTTCTTCTTGGTAAGACCTGGGTATTTATAACAATTGTAGCTCCGCAGGTCGGTAACAAAACCTTCTCCTTGTTGGACCATAACACACAATAAGGTTTTGTGttgtacttggattcttgccttgttgagtcGGCTTCTTTTCTTGTAGAAGGCTTACTAATCTCGACATTTATGGTAAGGAATATTTCATACTTGaccgccaagtctttaccataattcttctacaaatctttgttgttgtagggtTTGTTTGGAACATGATCACGAACCTGTTTTATCCACCTGGTTCGTCCATCTCTGAATATCTGCATTTTTGAGCTAGAACATGTTCATATACATGTTCCACCAATCTCTTTCATTTTGCCTCTGTTATTGAGCTGCTACTGAGATATTGGCTAGAACATGTTGTCAGATTTGTTTCATATATTTGTATAGCTCTGTGTCTGCAAGAATCGGTCAACTCACCTCTTATCACCTTAAGCTCTTCTTTATACAATGTCTTCGTTTCTAGGTCATTCATCCACTGCACCTGATGACCTGTGATCATTCCTTCTCTGCATCTAATGACTTCTTGATGTAGAACATGTTTTGTACATTTGTTCTATTTCTTCAATAAACTTCTCCTCTTCCTGAGTCATCCACTCTCCTCATcttctctcccttttttttacCTTGTTTAGTAGTTCTATTAAGAAATTCATTCATGCTATACACTGAACAACTTTGTGGCTAGGTGACCTCATTCTCTCTCCTTTTGGACTGTGCTTGTCTGCTTGGCTGTATCTGATGAAACATGTTTGTAAACCCGATTCATGTGCAGTACTTGCAACTGTCTCTTTGCAATAGATCAGGTTATTGGACTAGTTCCATGTGCATTGCATTCTTGCTCATTCAGACATTACTCTTTATTTGGAACTTCGGCTACATTCAACCACTAGTCTATCTTTGTTCAATCATTCTTGTGCATTCTCACATGTATCTAGACCTGGTTTGTCTTCTTGATGGTATCAATCATTGTTCGCCTTTTGTTTATCATGAaatttgtcaatcatcaaaactcacaTACGCATTAGTATAGATAATGCCaaaaaattctctctttttgatgatgataaactCTCTGTCTTTCTGTGCTCATTGTACCATGTATCAACCTATTTCATCAACCGTTCCAAACATTCACAGCTTCGACTTGAACTTAAATTTAATCATGTTAAAGCTGGTTAGCACAGTTCAATCtttccccttttggcatcattaaagAGTTAATCCCCAGATTATGGTTAGTAATATTTAAGCAATATGCAACTCATGGAAACTGGGGCTATTGCATACACAAAAATAAGAACATTCACTTGTTTAAAGTCAAGAAATCATTCATGTCACACAACTTAGGCACTAGTAAGATATGCAACAGTTTTTTTTCATTGATGTTAACAAGTACAATTCTAGTCCCTTGGTTACAATCATATACAATAGATCATTGGAACTCGACTTTCTAAGATTTGTACAAGGATAAGTTTAGGGAGGAGACTAAGCACTTTAAAGTGAATGTGATCAACGTGGAGGTTATGACCTAATCCTATGGAGTTCTAGCTAGGGGGTGGCTTTAGTTGGGAGGATATCTCTTCGTCAACTATTTTTCCTTCCCTTGGATAGATCTTCATCTACATCCACATTCTTTGCTCAAGAAGACCCACCGTCTTTTTCTACCTGTTTTGTCTATGAGGACCAAGATTCAGAATATAGTTCTTGTTGCAGGCCGTGtgtccaccaaacagtatatgagggacctggtcGTGTACCAGTTACCTTATGCAATGCAAAGACGAGAATAAACAAAGATTTTTacatggaaaactccttgctcaagggattaaaaatcatgacctacccctgtaggatttcaactccactaactgAGCAActtaggttacaactctatcgtaagctaggaattaactcccataatccctcacccttacaataaagCTTATGCAACCCTCACCCTTGACAACCCCTAGCCAagcacactaatacacctagacttaCCCccgcctagtgtaccactcaaaggcaccctttgagaattcagcacagtgactaactctagccacacaCTACTACAATCAAGCTAaatctagcctagtgtaccactcaagagcttgtgaaagcaaccttgagaattttagacacctacaaacagcttcttttcacggaagagtaggtttacagtttaagcacaaaagaacaaagaatcaacaacctaaggacctAAAACATCTTCAGCTCTGGACTTGGTCCTTCGAGTTGTTGTCGTTCTGTTCTTGAGGAACATCTTGAAAGGTGGAGACTTACACTTTGGATGGAGCAATTTTGGATTGTGCAAGAATGAGTCTTCTCTTGGAAGATGATGTCTTTATATGcacggagagagagagagagagagagagagagagagagagagagagagagatgaccATTCATGAAATCTGGACCGTTAATCAGTCGGCCTTGATGAGGTACTGCTATACAGCTGCATTGTACTTTTCAGCCGCTCACTTACAGCTATGGATTTGGACTTTCAGCTTCTGTACCAAAACCTTTATATGGAGGAACTTGGTTTCTCATCGGTTCTTCGAACATGTTGTAAGTACTGGATACACTATCAGTAGCTCTACAACTGCATTATTGGCTGAGCAGGCTGGAGACCTAGTCCCATCTGGTCCTTCTGAATCAACATATCTGGTCTCTCATAAATGAGCAATTCCTGCAAGCATTTGATCCTTCAAAGAGCATATTAGACAAACagcatatgagatatcataaggTTAACTAAGTTCAGACAGATAAACCTAATTGTATCTGGTTCCTTAGGGTGTGTCATGTCATCAAAACATGTCATTTCTTatcaattttcccctttttgatgatgacaaagtGACATCCTTTGTATTCCCCCTAAGGGGCATATCCCTTGCCCAGATACCTCATTTGTTCCCCCGAGACTCAGACCTTGAGATGCATAGTAGTATTCTAGTTCTTTGAGTAAGGTtggtcaaatcatcaaaacatgtgttatggttcgcttTTTACGCGGTGTTAAGGCATAcaaggctactacgaactcgttggtactctttcagactttgttttaaaagagtcgccaccaaatttttaggaaattaggaaaatcggggTGAAGAGTTTATTCAAATACTgtgaaaaaaccttcgtaatTCAAAGTTCTatgtaagggttctgatgatcccccggggaaggtgttaggcaccccagtattaagggtccgtactatacggttgaccttcaaattccaaatatgagtatttgcatgaactgtttgtTTAGTGTTTATTCTCGCATTTAAAAGAAACTGTCATTTTGTaaattgcatatcattttttggaAGGAATTTGAATATGTTCTCCTTATATATAGGGTATCGTAGTTTTTGGATTTACAATATCCGTGTATAAATAGTCTCCTTTTATATACAGgaagtatattttatttcataaatgaAGGGTAAAGAGAGGTTTTGGTTTTCATAGAATTAAGCTCATGTCATACTCATATGTTGGCTCGAGTCAATCCGTTTTGATACGTTCAATCTTATCCAGAACTTTATATTACGATctgatttttatgttataaaataGCATTTTTATGTGTCCAAAGGAGTATATCTCGACTGTATATACACATCTTTTTGGCCTTTTTCTCGGCCCAAAATTTGCACGCGTAAGTAAAAgattggttttgttttaatCTCAAGAAAAATGAGTTGTATGTATACTTCTTTTACCAAAATCTAGTCCCTGCCAATTTTAAAGGTTGAGTATGGAATTGGTCAGTTTTTCTGAAATTCGTAGATGATACAAAATTTGCCTTTTTAACTGGGAATTACCCGTAGGCTGAAGccccaaaaaaaatcatttcaagTCGTCGTATAAATCTTTTTCTGTACAAACTTAAAGGAAAACGAGTGGGTTTGTTTTAAGAGTTGGCAACGGTAATCATTAAGCTtctaaaaaacatttttatcaACAATAGTTGCTTTTAATCGTTTGGAGTTTTATAAATATCGGTTACATTTGAAAAGTAACTTAAAAAATCCCATTTTTATACTTAGCCTTAAAAAACCGTAGAATTTGATCGGGGTTTTGAAAATTCgttggggacctaaagtcatcTAAAAGGTATAAGCATCGTTGTCCTAAGATGGCTAATTCTAACCATATCATTTTccactataatatgagtttTGATACAAATTACAAATACATCAAAGCCTTaaacaaataacataaaatgaaatgatAATGGAGTAGAgttagactaggggcgtaccaagctcctagttagccattttcacccatggctggggcCTTCTGCGCGCCTTGCTATTTACTTCGCCTTCGCGGACtcaattttgaattaatttcctATTAGGCCTTTGGCCTAATAGATAGGCTTTGGCTGTACCCGAATGGCCATGAGAGTggggtgtggggggggggggggggtagggggaagaaaaagagaacccggttagtttataaacACTGATCTTATCACTAGAATAACCAAACTATGTATATCCAAAACATAACGAGATACTCATATTGTTCTATACTTGCCCCATTTTTCCTTGAGCAGATTTGTTTTGATTGGAGATTTCCAATGGCATGGGGACTGAGCCTTTGCCTTGTATTCCTGATGTGGCATAAGTTCCAAGGGGCTTCtaagaaccccaggcatggctaacaccgggaAGGCCTG
This portion of the Lycium ferocissimum isolate CSIRO_LF1 chromosome 1, AGI_CSIRO_Lferr_CH_V1, whole genome shotgun sequence genome encodes:
- the LOC132056055 gene encoding alkaline ceramidase TOD1, which gives rise to MGIKATSSKPLFCYSKLLCVSIIYLFTSLFLALYTSLISPTTCLFRYSPNDPIQTPLFVYNSSYGEHKHALPTFRSSCNSPVYFSDYWNALKETNEFNENSAFLGSRNLRYIQGNADSFGGNFSTKKRFSYFDHHVVDGIEVPCGFFKKFPISESDRIAMENCKGLVVISAIFNDHDKIRQPKGLGKETPYSVCFYMFVDDVTLKGLQYHNLVSTTLEEKNSVGVWRIVKVAKENLYENSAMNGIIPKYLVHRLFPNSKYSIWVDAKMQLVVDPFLLIHSLVVMEDVDMAISRHPLYVHTMEEAMATARWKKWWDVDGLKKQIETYCENGLQPWTPEKPYPSDVPDSAIILRKHSVATNLFSCLLFNELEGFNPRDQLPFAYVRDLMNPKLKMNMFDVEVFEQVAVEYRHNLKNDGVSSTKVMPKKTKKASSKFLVNGTGSKCDNHLLKMWGESED